The DNA sequence ACCATGAAGTTGGTCAAAAACATATCACCAGATCTTTACAGTCGCCACTGGTTACTGTTCAGTATGGCCTTACTCCTCTCCTTTTCTCCTCTTTTTGCGGAAGGTTTGCAAAAAGTTGCTCCTACAGAAGACGACTCACCCGTAATGCTGGAAACAGGAAGACCTGACTTCGGAAATTTCGCTGCCTTTAACGGCCCCGAAAACAGCCGTCTTTACGTAACCATCGGTGATTTGAACGAAAAAATCTTTCTGGCACTGTCTCCTGAATACGACGATGATGGTATTGTTTATCCGGGTCAATTTGCCCCACAATACCGGTTCCGGATTCGACGTGCGATTGACGGAGCAGTTGTACACGGTCCTTTCACCATTACTACCGCGAACGCCAACGCCAACAGCTGGAGCCAAACGGCTTTTGGCAACTACAGTGTCACTACGTTACAAGGTGGACAGTTGATGTACCAGTTTCAGCCCACGCAATTGGGCAACTATATTATTGAGTTCAGTGATGCTTCTTTTCCCGACTCCAACGAGGGGCAGGTAAATATTCCTTTTTGGGACATCACCGTAGCTAACAATGGCGTACCCATCGATGGGCGCGTGTGGTCGCGCAACTGGGCCTTTCGTACGCCTCAGCGCAATCCCACTTCATTGCCTGACTGTGATTGGAACCGGCAGTTCAATGGAACGCTTTATTCTTACACCACTGATGGTTTTGTATCTCGTATCGACTTCTCCGATGCCGGTATGCAAGGACTTTCTTTCAATATCACCTTTAACAGTTCTGGGCCTGGCATGTCGGGAAATTTGACAGAGGATAGAAAATCTATTCCTAATGTAAATGCGACGCTTAATTCTGCCGAACACCAAATTTTTCTTTCGGAACCAGATATTGTGCTGTTCCCCAGTGGTGTGTGTGGCCAATTGACTACGCCCACTTCCTTCAACTGTATCAACCAGGATAGTTTCTGTCTGGAGGTTTCCGTCACAAAACCGGGACAAGTAGAGGTCGTCTTGGATTTTAACCAGAATGGTATTCTTGATCCCGACTCGGAAGATGTGACCCTCGTCTACGAATTCACTGACAACAATCTCAGTGATTGTATCCCCTGGGATGGCTTGCGTGGAGATGGTACTCCTATTTCTGTTGGCGATACCATTGACCTGATTTTCTTCTACTCGCAAGGTATCCAGCACTGGTCAGCCTATGACGTAGAATACATGCGTAACGGTTACTGTATTGAAACCATCCGACCGACTTGTGAACCTAATATTTCTTCTAACTTTCTCTATTGGGATGATCGTAATATCATCGATGACCCCGGTACCGGAGCAGTAAAAGATGGTCGTAACGGATGTGCTTGTGAAACCAACTGTCGAAACTGGGACAACTTCAACATCAACTCCATGGACTGTAACAATTTCAATGATGAAACAACTACAGGATACGGGGATAAAAATACCATCAACACCTGGTGGTTTGCCAATACGACTACGGCAAGAAGAATCAACGTGCCTATTGTTCAAGGAATGATTGCCGGAATTGATACGATTTGTCAGGACGACCTAACCACTTGGGTTGCCAGCGACCTTGGTGCTACAGGTAACGTAACCTTTCTTTGGACTGGCCCCAACGGTTTCACTGCAACTACTGCTGATATTACCATCGGCATTCCAGGAGAATATTGTGTCGCCATTATGGACGATCTTGGTTGCTCCACCAACCTTTGCAGGGAGTTAACCGTACTTAACCCTAATGATGGCAGCCTGATCTACCCTACCACGCTAAGTGGTTGCTTGGGATCAACGATTGAGATCATTGCCACCGGGAATTTAAATGGTTATTCATACAGCTGGAGTCCGACCACTGGCCTGAATGACCCCACAAGTCCTTCTCCATCTTTCACATTTTCGGGTAATATTACTTATACGGTCACCATTACCGATCTAGCAACCGATTGTTCCTATACCCAAACGGTGGACATCACTGGCTTGATCGAGCCAGAACCTAGTTTCACGACAACGACGGGATGTGATCAAGGTTTAACCATCAACTTCAACAATACCAGCACTAACGGGGCTACTTACGCCTGGGATTTTGGTGATCCAACAACCATCACCGATATCAGTACTTTGGAGAACCCCAGCTATACTTATCCTGGACCGGGCGCTTATATGGCAACACTTACGGTTACGAGTATCGACGGTTGCGTCGCAATGTTTATACGGGAGGTCGTCGTCGTTGAGGTGCCTTTAATCGCGGACTTTACGGTAAGCTACAACAGCTGTAGCCCCGACATGGTGGAAGTACAGTTTACGAACACCTCCATTAATGGCGCCAACAATACCGATAGCTACGCCTGGACTTTTGGCAATGGCAATGGTTCCAGTACCTTGGAGAACCCAACCCTTACCATTAACGGTAACCAAACATTCACGGTTTCCCTGATGATTACCACGGCTGATGGCTGTACGGCGACCAGTGCCCCCCAGGAGGTCACCATCAACTTGGGTCCGCCAACCGATCAGTTCCCTGATTTGTTGCTGGTTTGTGCAGGTGATTCCGTTCAGATCACGCCTGGCGGTGATCCCGCTTTCACCTATAGCTGGAGCCCTTCTATCGGCATCAACGACACCAGCTCGCCACAACCATTTTTCAACCCAGCAGTAAGTACCACTTATACCGTTACGATCACGGCGGAGGGTACGGATGATTGTGTGATCATTGAAACGGTAGACGTAGTGGTGCCCCCAGCAGTTGGCCTGGATGTCAACGGAGGAGGTAATTTCTGTACCGCGACCACCACCCTCACCGCTACTGCTGATGTCCCCGCTACGATCAACTGGTTTGTAAACGACACGGTCGTATTTACGGGTGAACTATTCACACCAGTCTTATCTGGCACAACGACCTATACCATCATTGCGACGGATACCAACGGTTGTAGTGAAACGGAAGAAGTGACGGTCAGTGGTGGCCTCGTAAATATACAGGTGCCCGATACCGTGGCCGTTTGTTTGGGCGAAGACATTCTATTAAGTGTCACCAACCTCGACCCCAACGATACCCTTACGTACCTCTGGTCACCAGCAGAAGTGTTTGTTCCCGGCACCGAAACATCTGCTACGCCTGACTACATAGAGGTCATCGGGCAGCAAGAGGTGTCGGTAGTTGTGACCAATCAATTTGGCTGTACGACCACTGAAACGGTTCAGATAGCAGTTGTGGACCCGGCCATTGATTTGAGTTTTACCAGTATGATCGACTGTAATGGTGGAATCGTTTCCTTTACCAATACCAGCACAGCCGCCTTTGGCTATGTATGGGATTTCGGCGATGGAACAGGGCCCAACTTTGAGGAAAACCCAGTACATACTTACGCCAACTCTGGCACGTATACCGTTACCTTAGATATCGTCTATGACGTCAGTTGTGCGGAAGCATTCAGCATGCAAGTAGAAGTACAAGAGCCACAGATTTTTGCCGGCTTCACGTATGACATTACGGAATGTTCCGCTGATGCAGCCGTGATTCAATTCTTTGATACTTCCACCAACACCCTTAACAATACTAATAGCTGGAACTGGACGTTCGAGAATGCCACCCCAGCGACCAGTACGCTACAAAATCCGCAAGTCACCGTCAATACGGAAGGCCCTTTAACGGTAACCCTTACTATTGGTACGACTAACGATTGCGAAAATACTATTTCTGAGGTATTGGAGATTGATCTCGTTGATTTGGACATTTCCCTTTCCGACACCCTGGTGGTATGTCTGGGTGATGCTATCCAGCTCAATCCCGATGGCGATCCGAGTCTGACTTACAGTTGGACGCCGGTAACTGGCCTGGATGACCCTACGGCTATCAGCCCTATTGCAACGCCATTAACTACTACCACTTACGTGGCAACGGCTTATTCTACGGTTGGTGCCGACACCTGTTTTGTCACCGATTCGGTAGTGGTATTTGTTCCTGAAACAATCCTATTAGAGTTAGATCAGGAACCGGTGGTCATTACTTGTGGTGAAACGGTCGTGATCAACGCAACTGCTAATGTCGATATTGATGTTCAGTGGTGTAGTACCATTGATGGCGTTATTGGCACAGGTAGCAGCATCAGCATCAATCCTTTCCGGACAGATACCATTATTGCCAAAGCTACCGATGAGTTTGGTTGTATGGCCATGGACACTATCATTGTGGTCGATAATGGTGTAGATATAACATTGGGCGATGGTGGAGAAATAACAGCCTGTCAAGGTGTTGAAAGCACGCTTTTCGTAACGAATCTTGATGATCAAGACATCCTCACTTACAGCTGGAGTCCTGAAGAAAACATCATCGGCCCATCGGATGGAAGTAGTGTAGACATCATTGTCAATGAACCAGGCACCGTTATTTTCACTGCTATTGTGGCCAATCAATTTGAATGCCAGGATACGGTCATGTTTACGGTCACGGTACAAGATTTCCAGGGAGAAGTGGCCGACACTTTGCTGGTTTGTTACAATGAAGCTACACCAATCAACCCTGGTGGCAACCCGAATTACGAATATAACTGGTCACCAATAACAGGGCTTGACTTGAGCAATCCGGCTAACCCCATTGCTACCCTTACGGAAAACCAGACCTACCAGGTGACGATAACCGACCCCGTAACAACTTGTACTGATACGGATTCCATCGTCGTCATTGTACAGCCTGATCTTGATCTGCAAACCACGGGCGGCGATCAGCTCTGTGAAACAGCCCCAACGACTTTGACGGCAACTACAGCAGTACCCGCAGATATTGTTTGGTACCTCAATGACGAGATCATCGGCATGGGCAACTCCATCACCGTTACCCCTCCGAATAT is a window from the Lewinella sp. LCG006 genome containing:
- a CDS encoding PKD domain-containing protein; translated protein: MKLVKNISPDLYSRHWLLFSMALLLSFSPLFAEGLQKVAPTEDDSPVMLETGRPDFGNFAAFNGPENSRLYVTIGDLNEKIFLALSPEYDDDGIVYPGQFAPQYRFRIRRAIDGAVVHGPFTITTANANANSWSQTAFGNYSVTTLQGGQLMYQFQPTQLGNYIIEFSDASFPDSNEGQVNIPFWDITVANNGVPIDGRVWSRNWAFRTPQRNPTSLPDCDWNRQFNGTLYSYTTDGFVSRIDFSDAGMQGLSFNITFNSSGPGMSGNLTEDRKSIPNVNATLNSAEHQIFLSEPDIVLFPSGVCGQLTTPTSFNCINQDSFCLEVSVTKPGQVEVVLDFNQNGILDPDSEDVTLVYEFTDNNLSDCIPWDGLRGDGTPISVGDTIDLIFFYSQGIQHWSAYDVEYMRNGYCIETIRPTCEPNISSNFLYWDDRNIIDDPGTGAVKDGRNGCACETNCRNWDNFNINSMDCNNFNDETTTGYGDKNTINTWWFANTTTARRINVPIVQGMIAGIDTICQDDLTTWVASDLGATGNVTFLWTGPNGFTATTADITIGIPGEYCVAIMDDLGCSTNLCRELTVLNPNDGSLIYPTTLSGCLGSTIEIIATGNLNGYSYSWSPTTGLNDPTSPSPSFTFSGNITYTVTITDLATDCSYTQTVDITGLIEPEPSFTTTTGCDQGLTINFNNTSTNGATYAWDFGDPTTITDISTLENPSYTYPGPGAYMATLTVTSIDGCVAMFIREVVVVEVPLIADFTVSYNSCSPDMVEVQFTNTSINGANNTDSYAWTFGNGNGSSTLENPTLTINGNQTFTVSLMITTADGCTATSAPQEVTINLGPPTDQFPDLLLVCAGDSVQITPGGDPAFTYSWSPSIGINDTSSPQPFFNPAVSTTYTVTITAEGTDDCVIIETVDVVVPPAVGLDVNGGGNFCTATTTLTATADVPATINWFVNDTVVFTGELFTPVLSGTTTYTIIATDTNGCSETEEVTVSGGLVNIQVPDTVAVCLGEDILLSVTNLDPNDTLTYLWSPAEVFVPGTETSATPDYIEVIGQQEVSVVVTNQFGCTTTETVQIAVVDPAIDLSFTSMIDCNGGIVSFTNTSTAAFGYVWDFGDGTGPNFEENPVHTYANSGTYTVTLDIVYDVSCAEAFSMQVEVQEPQIFAGFTYDITECSADAAVIQFFDTSTNTLNNTNSWNWTFENATPATSTLQNPQVTVNTEGPLTVTLTIGTTNDCENTISEVLEIDLVDLDISLSDTLVVCLGDAIQLNPDGDPSLTYSWTPVTGLDDPTAISPIATPLTTTTYVATAYSTVGADTCFVTDSVVVFVPETILLELDQEPVVITCGETVVINATANVDIDVQWCSTIDGVIGTGSSISINPFRTDTIIAKATDEFGCMAMDTIIVVDNGVDITLGDGGEITACQGVESTLFVTNLDDQDILTYSWSPEENIIGPSDGSSVDIIVNEPGTVIFTAIVANQFECQDTVMFTVTVQDFQGEVADTLLVCYNEATPINPGGNPNYEYNWSPITGLDLSNPANPIATLTENQTYQVTITDPVTTCTDTDSIVVIVQPDLDLQTTGGDQLCETAPTTLTATTAVPADIVWYLNDEIIGMGNSITVTPPNIDGCFTYTAIATDPLTGCEQSSSQEICLQIFTDELPLENVIVCANEPTPINPGGDPTLIYTWTPEDEFIDLTNPWNPVVTTGMPLTYFVTVVDTTFGCSVTDTINIDIAPELNLSISPESIVLCEPGDVTLTANTDFPAESVSWFLLPNNEPLGTGTEITFTPPAGASQVYAVAMSDAGCTERDTINISNFPLDVAITDALVICVPTATVDLSIFNNDLTQVLTVAWEPEGVLTALDQLTVTVDPNITNNFSATVTNQFGCTTVLNTSVTVINLEADLTISPPDTILLGESSTITVEGCVGCTYDWDPDDIDSPIIVVTPTETGNNVYTVFVNQLGCEYDLETSVFVINGECTTDRVFLPNAFTPNNDGDNDVLHIRSSFLDQITEVEFLIYNRWGEEMFRTQDPYQGWDGTHRGEQLAPDVYGFYLRVLCPNGDELIQKGNITILR